From the Rhodothermales bacterium genome, the window CAAGTCGCCGTTCGCCACGGCCGTCGTGACCTCGGCGATGTTGCGAACTTGGGCCGTGAGGTTCGACGCCATCGAGTTCACGTTGTCGGTGAGGTTCTTCCACGTCCCCGAGACGCCGGGCACCTCGGCCTGCCCGCCGAGCTTGCCCTCGGCGCCGACTTCGCGCGCCACGCGCGTCACTTCGCTCGCGAAAGCGGACAGCTGGTCCACCATCGTGTTCACGATTTTGCCGGTGCGCAGGAACTCCCCGCGCATCGCCCGGCCGTCGATCTCGAGGTCCATCTTCTGTGACAGGTCGCCTTTGGCGACGGCGCCGATCACGCGCTCGACCTCGTGGACGGGCTGCCCGAGGTCGAAGATGAGCTCGTTGACGGAGTCGACGATGGAGCGCCACCCGCCGGTTGCGCCGGAAATCGAGGCCCGCTCCGCGAGCCGTCCCTTTTTGCCGACGGCGTCGGCGACGCGGCCGAGCTCGGCCGTCATCTCCTCGTTCTGCGCAATCACGGTGTTGAGCGCGTCGGCAACGCGCGCCGCCGTCCCGTTTTCGTCCACGACGAGGCGGACTGAGAAGTCGCCCTTCTGAACGGCGGTGAGCACGTCGAGGAGGGCGCGCGGGGTGATGCCCCGGAGGCCGTCGACCTCGGCGGCAGGCGCCTCGGTGGAGCGGGGCGCTTTCGCACTGGAC encodes:
- a CDS encoding HAMP domain-containing protein, encoding MATKKSSTTTPPANAPAASSAKAPRSTEAPAAEVDGLRGITPRALLDVLTAVQKGDFSVRLVVDENGTAARVADALNTVIAQNEEMTAELGRVADAVGKKGRLAERASISGATGGWRSIVDSVNELIFDLGQPVHEVERVIGAVAKGDLSQKMDLEIDGRAMRGEFLRTGKIVNTMVDQLSAFASEVTRVAREVGAEGKLGGQAEVPGVSGTWKNLTDNVNSMASNLTAQVRNIAEVTTAVANGDL